The stretch of DNA CTGGCTATTGGTAAGCAAAGCCAGACCTGAAAGACTACGAACTTATAATTCATCCTTTGTAAATGTAAATTCTTACGAATTTAGACTCGGAGATATTATTAGCATGACAAAGACGCGTAGCTTTTATGTACTGCAGGAGTATTCGCATGTAAACAGCATGGCGTGATACTAATATCCACATAAACATTGCCTCAAACAACTTCAGTGGAGGAATTATACACGAAAGTTTGCGGCAGGAATAACCACATCGCATGGCATACTGCGTCCGTATAAAGGGATTTGCTTAGGATTGCAATGAACTTTACAATCCATGCTAGAACGTTTGTATCTTAGGTAAGAATGAAACACACACGTCAAAGATAAATatgcattttgtatatatacatatatctatatctatatatctatatctatccatctatctatctctatataatatatatatatatatatatatatatatatatatatatatatatatatatatatatatatatatatatatatatatatatatgaatacacacatacacatatgtgtgtgtgtatgtgtgtgtgtgtgcatgtatttacgcacacacatacacacacacacacagatatatatatatatatatatatatatatatatatatatatatatatatatatatatatatatatatatatatatatataattattataccattatcattaccattagtattgttatgatgatgactatgacgatgatgattatggttcctattatcgctgttattattacgtATGTATAGACTGGAATTCTCTGAATTTTCGTATTTGCAATTTTGCTTATTAGtagcatttgtatcattatcatagtaatcattTGGTAAAGTCTAATACACATGTACGGAACAAATACAAGAATTAGGCCAATTACATTCACAAGATGGGTGTATCCGAGCTTAATATCCCCTCAACACCTCATGAGACCTGATGCTGGCAGAATCATTAATTTTCTCGGGAACCTGCTCTTGCCGTTCGTTGGGCTTGGGCGAATTAGCAATGgattaaatgagagagagggagagggagaaagagagcgagagagagaagggagagagagagagagagagagagagagagaagggagggagagagagtgagagacggacggagactgagagaggagagagagagacagaggggggagggagaaagagagggggtgcgcgcgcgagagagagagagagagagagaataatagtgTAACTGGAGTAGAGAAAATGTTTTCTCTTTGGATCAGCGTTTGGATGAATTTACTACTAGTACATTTTCATTTCTTAGCCATCGCTGCCAACCccaatacataaaagaaaatagaagtaaaGTAAGCTAGAGCAAAATCTATGCTCATGAATATTCACGAAGATCCCAGGGGGGTAAAAAGGCCCCTTTCCTGTCTTACTTCATCGCttgccttctcctttttattctcttctctttctcctccatcgtcgTCCACTGCTTACCCTCTCCACACGCTCGCCCAATGCACCCAAGAGCTAAAGTGTTATTAAATCGTTATTAAACAATTCACGTTTCAGTAAACGAGCACAAAAGGGCTgcgggagaaggggtgaagaccAAAGGTTtagtgggggagggaaaatggaaagtAAATAATATGAAAAGTCGAAGTTACGAGTTGAACGAGAGgccgaaagaaaaataaactgaagtaggagggagagaaggaggaggaggaggagatgatgatgatgatgatgaagaagaagaagaagaagaagaagaagacgaaggaggagcaagaagaggaacaggaagagaaggaggaggaagcagaagaaaaaggggaggaagaagagaggaagaggaggaaaagggggaggagcaagaggaggaggaagggggtaaggtgaggagggggagagaagggggaggtggaggagtaagaagaagaattagagaaggtggaggaggggggagggaagcagatgaagaagcggaagaggagaggtgggacgaagaggaggagaaggagagtggattgaagaaaaagaagaggaggagaagaaggaggaggtggtggttgaagcagaggtggaagtggaagtggagaaggaggaagaagacgaagaagaggatgaggaagaagaagaaagaggaggaggaggagggggaagaatgtaCAAGATTAAGAGGAATAAccatataaagaagaaaatagtagtagtagaagaagaagaagaagagtaagagaaggggggtagaaggaggtggaggaggaagcataagaagaagaagaggaggaagaggaggaaaagggggaggagcaagaggaggaggaatgggggaagaggaggaggggggagagaaggaggaggtggaggagtaagaagaagaaatagaaaaggtggaggagggggaggaagtagaagaagaagcggaagaggagaagtgggaggaggaagaaaagaagaggagattgaagaaaaagaagaagaggaggaggaggaggaggaaaagaaggaggaggtagtggttgAAGTAGAGGtgaaagtggaagtggaggaggaggaggaagaataagaggatgaggaagaagaaaaaaacaggaggaggaggaggaggaggagaaggaagaatgcacaagatgaagacgaaaagcaatataaaaagaaaatagtagtagtaaaaaagagagagaaaaaaataaagacttctaagaagatgaagatgaaataggcgcagataggaagaagaaaaaaggataaaaaatccCTCCCGAAAGGCAGATGAAAGCAAGGCACAAAGAGAACAAGGATCACGAGACGATGATTTGACCTCGTATATGAAAGGACCAAGGAGAAAGGCGGCTTGAAAGGAGCGTGCGTGTTCATAAAGCCATGAAACGCGAAGAAGGCAAAAGGcgaagaaaaattaaagatagCGAAAAGTGGTTCCAGGAATGTTCATAATGAtctgaggaagagggaagtgaaaagaaaatggggggtaaaggaaaaagaaatgaggtgggagagataggagggggaaaaatagaagaaaaaaggagagaaaggagaaacagggggacaggaaagaggaagacagtgCAGAGTAGCAAACCGATGCTGTCAAATTGCTCATTGGTATGATACGATCAGCGTAATCAGGAAATGGATTTAATCTAATAAATGATTTTGACGACAGCGGCTCCAAAAGCGCCGCCACCGCAAAACAAATTCGAATTtcggggaaagtgagagagggctTGATGACGTCATAGAAGCGCTCGGTCTGCTCGTCCTTTGCTCCCCTTAAGCAAGATTCTACTTTCGCTATTTCGTCAatttattaactctctctctctctccctctttctctctcattcattcattcaatcactTAATCAATCTTtctgccccctttttttttctttctcatttattcactcgctaatttatttttttctgtattcattaATAAGCccactcttattttcattttctctgtctttctcgctgtttctctgtttttcaatTTTCACTAATCCATTAATACTTCGGGGGCGTATGTTTTGTATTATGCAttcgaaaatattttttttgggggagggaggggccgtAAACTCGAAACGGGAGCATATTATCTTcgttaacaacgataataataataataaaaataatattaataacattattaataataacaattacaacaatagtgTTCTTTGGATGTCTTTATGACCCAAACTATAGACATCATTGGCTTCTATATCCAATGCTGCATCATCTGAATTTTCACACTAAAACTAAAAGGATTCCACCTCAAGGGAGCGTAACTGGACATCAACCTCGTCTATTGTATATCTGCGGTCAACCATGTCACAAATTTTATCTGAAAATGAGGTGTGAGGAAGTGTTGATCTCCACGATGACCGACACATATGTCTATTCATatttctgtcggtctgtttgtctgtctatctgtctctgtctctgtctctctgtctctctttctctctctctccctccctctctctctctctctctctatctctctctctctctctctctctctctctctctctctctctctctctctctctctctctctctctctctctctctctctctctctctctctctccccctttcttattcTAAGGCAAAATGAGATTCATTAGACCCACATAACCTCCGCTATATAAATGTCAATAAAGTTTTAGGAATATTATCAAGAGATATAGACAATAGATAAGGTATTCACCTTTTTCCCGCCGTGTTAGTAGAAAAATCACCTGCGTATGAGGGAAGGGGACACACAAATGTGCAGGTGACAGCGCCGAAATGAGTAAAAACAGTTGAATGTCTGGCGTTTGTTATGAAAAAAATCTCCCTATTTTCTGTGTTAATTCCGGACTGTAGAGGTGAAGTTGTATTGGCATGGCGCAAGTGATACGCATCCGACAGCAGGTAAAGATATATTTACCATGTTGAGTTGCAGGTGAATTAGAATTCTGTTAAAATGTGTGAATCTAATCATGTCAGCTACGTATCTAGTAGATGTATctataagaataaacaaataaatcaatgaataaatagaaaaattaattaaagtacataaatatctacgcatgtgtgtagatgtatgtgtatatatatgtatatgaacattatatatatatatatatatatatatatatatatatatatatatatatatatatatatatatatatatatatatatatatatatatatatatagatatatatatatatatatatatatatatatatatatatatatacatacatatatatatatatatatatatatatatatatatatatatatatatatatatatatatatatatatatatatatatatatatatatatatatatatatatgtatatatatatatatatatatatatatacatatatatatatatgtatatatatatatatatatatatatatatatatatatatatatatatatatatatatatatatatgtatatacatacacacacacacgctaatactaacacacacatatacacagacgtaTTTTGTTGTACttatattggttattattatcattatcatcattattaaaattattgttgttatttttgctatttgaCCAACACTGaatatatgtttctctttttcaggCGAGAGCAGAGTGGGAGGATAACCTCAAGGGAAAGAGCAGAAGATTATATCCCGagcaaatgaaaatattttttgaaattGTGTTAAAAAAGAGATTTATTGCGGTTTGGTTAAAAGCAGTTGGGCACTTCTGTTTCAAAGAGTTGGTTGACTTTGAACGCTAAGTTAAACGGCTCTCATTGGTTGAAAAAATCGCATTAAGTTCTCTCAACTTGGAGAACTTTGCTGCTATGTTATTTCCGAAAGGAGCGCAGAGATGCGGATCAATATCTGGTGAACAGCGTGCAAAGGCCATTATGAAAAGCGTGACGTCATAGATTGGTGATAAGGAATCCTGTCACATATGACGGACGTGATCCTGTGTAGGCGGAGATGATAAGGAATTTCATGCCCGCGTCCTTTTAGTTTCGCTCAGGTGTATCATAGTGAACAAAGGTGATGTGTCAGTGTCTCTAAGGCGGCTGAAATAACGCCAGGAGAGCAGCACCAAGAGCAACATCGGCGAGAGCGCTTTAGAAACCGGCGTCGAGAGCCATAACAGAATCAGGCTTTAGCTAAGAAAGAAGCGGGCGTTGGTGGCATGCGAAAGATCACCAGAGCTGACGTCCGCTTGAGGCCCCTGTCACTGGCGATCACCACTCCCGCTGCCGCCAGGACGTTCATCAGCCCTCCAGACCGACGCGGCGCAGAGACCCAGTTCATTAGCTGCGAAGATGATCCCGAGCTTTGGCGGCAACCGCTCAGCCAGCTATGACACGCACGTGCACAGCCTCTTTGGCCTCGGCGAGACGGACTTCGATCAGGACGGCGCGAGTGTCAGTCTCGATGACAGCCCCTTCATCCTCGAGGGTTCGGCTGCCGCGGCCCACGCAGAAGagcaggggggcgggggcgacgaCTGGAGGTTGGGAGTGCTATCTGCCCCAGCCCACGCGCCTCTGCCTGGCTGGCGAGCCGGACATGCTGTCAGTAAGCAAACAGCGACAGCCGAGACAAGAGTATTGGGTGGAGGGGCGGTCGGGGGGGAGAGCATCCCGGCTATTGAACACAGGGCCGGCATGCTATCGGACAGCGGGGAGTCCACGCTTGACATCAGCACCGAAATGATTAAAGACATATTTGAGAGCAACCAAGAAAACGCCGTGACTCCCAAGAACGCCATCAGCTTCCCCGAGTCCCTCTGGAGACTAAAGGCCTCGGACACGACCAGCCAGCTGTTGATTGATAACGCAACTGATTGGAATAATGAAACGGGCTGGTACTGGGAGTCCGCCGATATTTCTCCTTTGTCCGTAAATGCCACGATATCATGCATGAACATGTCTCTAAATGACACGGACTGTGCGGTGGCAGGCGACGGGCCGCTGGTCGTGACGCCCGAGAACCTGTCCCTgtgtctgctcctcctcttcttcgcggTGTCGACCATCTTCGGCAACGGGCTGGTGATCGTGGCCGTCGCGCGGGAGCGGTATCTCCACACAGTCACAAACTACTTCATAATGTCTCTGGCGGTAGCGGACTGCCTCGTCGGGGCCCTCGTCATGCCCTTTAGTGCCCTCTACGACTCCTTTGACTACTGGCCTTTTGGCCCAGATTTCTGCGATGTCTGGAGAAGCTTCGACGTACTTGCCTCCACTGCGTCAATACTTAACCTCTGCGTCATATCTCTGGACAGGTACTGGGCCATAACTGATCCTTTCAGTTACCCGAGCCGCATGTCCTCCCGGCGGGCGTGCATGCTGATAGCGCTCGTGTGGGTCTGCTCGGCCCTCATCTCTTTCCCCGCCATAGCATGGTGGCGCGCTGTATCCGACCCGCATCCGCCTGGCGCCTGCCCCTTCACAGAGGACCTATCGTACCTCGTCTTCTCTTCCACCATAAGTTTCTACGGCCCGCTCTTCGTCATGGTCTTCACGTACTTCCGGATCTACCGAGCGGCCACAGAGCAGACGCGATCCCTCAAACTGGGCCAGAAGCTGGTGTCCGCCATGGGCGACGGGGAAATGGAGCTGACGCTGCGGATCCACCGCGGAGGAGGCGGCAgcagtggcggcggcggcggcaccaGCAGCAACGGCAACGGTGTGCACAGAGCCCACTATCCGGCAGGAAAATCCTGCAGTTATACGCAGGAGAACGGCGGGCTCGGGGACTCCCACGCGCTCGGGTCGCCCCTGGACGACGGGGAGTCGTGCCCCCTCGGGAGCATGCACGAGGGGGCGTCGCCGGATAGCTCTACCAAAGTGGTCGCTCGAAATCTGAAAAACTTTTCGATATCACGTAAACTGTGTAAATTtgccaaagaaaagaaagcagcCAAGACTCTGGGTATCGTAATGGGAGTGTTTATCGTCTGTTGGCTGCCCTTCTTCGTCACGAATCTCCTGTCAGGGTTGTGCGGCGAAAGGTGCATCCGCGAGCCCGCCCTGGTGGACGGCGTCGTCACTTGGCTCGGCTGGATCAACTCCGCGATGAACCCCGTAATCTACGCCTGCTGGGCCAAGGACTTCCGCAGGTGAGTGTTCCTTCTTTCGAGTCCTTATCTGCTGTCAGCTTCTGTTATAGCCGGCTATATACGATTAATTGTTTCAGgtgataattaatgttattaaatTCAAACTTCCGCTATGACCTAGTTTCGTCCGATCGCCTTTTTCTAacgtcttttctcttccattctcttccttttttctcaccaGTTCTTTACTTCTTTGTCCCGCCCTTTCTTCTCCcagcctttccctcccttcccctccacctcctccctcttgacCTTCGCAGTCACCACGCCACCTGTTACAGCCCGGTAATGTCTAAACTTAAAGTTGCCAAGAGAACGATCACTTACTGCGCGTCAGGAAAGGTAAGTTTAATGGACAACACACAGgacatttccccctctttctaatGGGGGTGCAAGTGcagtttctcttttactttcccaATAATTCTATTGTGTTCATTTAAGGAATTATGTTGAGCTGTTCATCGTTTATATTTatagtgtatatgcatttatgacgtttgtatttttataatgaaagatCAGAATATGTAaaacggaaagggaaaggaggtcaATTTACcatttcattcctccttttcatcattttgGCTCCTGTTACTTTTAAAAGAAATTCGCCACCGACATtagaaaaattaaaaatggttTCTCAATTTCTCGTTAACTGGGAATGATACACCTATTTctacaaaaataatacatattcTCTGGTTACTTTACAGTGTAATTAAGCGTGATGTtttaaagaaagtgagacatgTGGTGCAGTATGTTACAATTTTTAATTTAAACTGAATTTTCCCGTTGTAAGTTTAGTGACATTTTGGAAACGTGAAACTAATATCTCATAGAGCGAATTACATATAAATGAAGTTTGTTTAGAGGCAAGTACttactatatttatattatcatgtataatatattgtataGTAATTGTATGATGCCCTGTGAGGGCTTCGTACTACATATCAGTACCAGGACTTGCACTCAGGATgtgagagacagaccgacagacaggcacGCAGGTAGGCtgtcaggcagacagatagataggtatatgtacagatagagagacagtcagatagacagacagatagatagaccgagagacagagacagtcgagcagacagacagacagatagacaatcacacatacacacacagattttcTCCACGCACAGTCACCCTAAACGTAGAGCATTGCACACAGCTCACATCGGAGCCGCCtgcattcccctctccttcctctctctccccctcccacccctcccttcttcctttctctccctctccctcccctcccttcttcctctctctccttccctcccctcccttcttcttctctccccccctccttcccctcccttcttcctctctctccccctccctcccctcccttcttcctctctctccccctccctcccctcccttctccctctctctcccctccttcggcTTGTTCTCCCGAGGCCGTTCGAAGGAGCGTGAGTTTCGAGGGCTATACATCGGCCTCTGAACCTTTTAGCCAAATGGCCGCTTGGGCACAGCGACCGGCGAACGGGCGGGTTTGGTGTCCCCGAgggtgggc from Penaeus vannamei isolate JL-2024 unplaced genomic scaffold, ASM4276789v1 unanchor878, whole genome shotgun sequence encodes:
- the LOC113810668 gene encoding dopamine receptor 2-like, with the translated sequence MIPSFGGNRSASYDTHVHSLFGLGETDFDQDGASVSLDDSPFILEGSAAAAHAEEQGGGGDDWRLGVLSAPAHAPLPGWRAGHAVSKQTATAETRVLGGGAVGGESIPAIEHRAGMLSDSGESTLDISTEMIKDIFESNQENAVTPKNAISFPESLWRLKASDTTSQLLIDNATDWNNETGWYWESADISPLSVNATISCMNMSLNDTDCAVAGDGPLVVTPENLSLCLLLLFFAVSTIFGNGLVIVAVARERYLHTVTNYFIMSLAVADCLVGALVMPFSALYDSFDYWPFGPDFCDVWRSFDVLASTASILNLCVISLDRYWAITDPFSYPSRMSSRRACMLIALVWVCSALISFPAIAWWRAVSDPHPPGACPFTEDLSYLVFSSTISFYGPLFVMVFTYFRIYRAATEQTRSLKLGQKLVSAMGDGEMELTLRIHRGGGGSSGGGGGTSSNGNGVHRAHYPAGKSCSYTQENGGLGDSHALGSPLDDGESCPLGSMHEGASPDSSTKVVARNLKNFSISRKLCKFAKEKKAAKTLGIVMGVFIVCWLPFFVTNLLSGLCGERCIREPALVDGVVTWLGWINSAMNPVIYACWAKDFRR